One genomic region from Anthonomus grandis grandis chromosome 1, icAntGran1.3, whole genome shotgun sequence encodes:
- the LOC126745488 gene encoding uncharacterized protein LOC126745488: protein MSVKKRRNKRKKRRCVTVSRVKKKLTKKRSTNSTNLKSTKQQKSSENNQKQSKPQEKKITVQQLKIPCRRYKEFHDHFLTYDKIVKFLEKICKEYPSIIETILIGLTGEGKPIFMAKIHDASSTTSPKTATFIEAGAKGEDAFAVSNAVFMIDYFTRNPNTIKLMDYLIVPCTNPDAYDKYIKSKEQKNKCNLKRSTSKTNCCNLDEKKRRNNKNCQKPKCSDKDGFSDIVDYSVECGLSRSVLLGNQAQNKKADNKGNKPTRKESKTDNKKNINKNKTAYKNSPEKVDSFRADLSFNFPVVLGLNDMRNIATDKFMEQIKKWKENYINTSPEIRALLTAIQGFQFAIKMVISLQEGGQSICYPYGFCSGSTEEIEDLKGVAKKGKAAICGRDFEFGSAYQIKGLTYGNLIDFLKVDKAAIKYTYIIQVHKKGSNYNEKEEQKKLVTYGCQIMTCITRMTSAVYKSFCNLNYNKYLETSSDGKNRLEKKSSF, encoded by the exons atgtccGTTAAAAAACGCAGAAATAAACGAAAAAAGAGGCGTTGCGTAACCGTGTCAAgagtaaaaaagaaactaactaaaaaaagaTCGACAAACAGCACCAATTTGAAATCAACCAAACAGCAGAAATCTAGTGAAAACAATCAAAAGCAATCAAAGCCGCAAGAAAAAAAGATCACTGTCCAGCAACTTAAGATTCCTTGTAGACGATACAAGGAGTTCCACGATCATTTCTTAACATatgataaaattgtaaaatttttagagaaaatttgtAAAGAATATCCTTCCATAATAGAAACGATTCTCATTGGACTAACTGGAGAAG GAAAACCAATTTTCATGGCAAAAATACACGACGCTTCTTCTACTACTTCACCCAAAACGGCCACTTTTATCGAAGCAGGTGCCAAAGGAGAAGACGCTTTTGCAGTATCCAATGCTGTCTTTATGATTGATTATTTTACAAGAAATCcaaatactattaaattaatGGATTATCTTATAGTGCCATGTACTAATCCCGATGCATatgacaaatatattaaaagtaaagaacagaaaaataaatgtaatttaaaaagaagTACAAGTAAAACTAACTGttgcaatttagatgaaaagaaacgaagaaacaataaaaactgcCAAAAACCGAAATGTTCAGATAAAGACGGTTTTTCTGATATCGTGGATTATTCAGTTGAGTGCGGATTAAGCCGATCGGTTTTACTAGGAAACCAGGCTCAAAACAAAAAGGCAGATAATAAAGGAAATAAGCCGACGAGGAAAGAATCAAAAACTGACAATAAAaagaatatcaataaaaataaaacggcCTATAAAAATTCACCTGAAAAGGTGGATAGTTTCCGGGCAGATTTAAGCTTTAATTTTCCGGTTGTCTTAGGGTTAAATGACATGAGGAATATTGCTACAGATAAATTCATGG AACAAATAAAGAAATGGAAAGAAAACTACATTAACACGTCCCCAGAAATACGCGCATTGCTGACAGCAATTCAGGGCTTTCAATTCGCCATTAAGATGGTAATTAGTTTACAAGAGGGCGGCCAATCAATCTGCTACCCTTACGGTTTCTGTTCAGGATCAACTGAAGAAATCGAGGATCTTAAAGGAGTGGCCAAAAAGGGAAAAGCCGCGATATGCGGAAGAGACTTCGAATTCGGATCGGCTTATCAGATTAAAGGATTAACATATGGAAATCTAattgactttttaaaagttGACAAAGCCGCCATTAAATACACTTATATCATACAGGTTCATAAAAAGGGATCGAATTATAATGAGAAAGAGGAGCAGAAGAAATTGGTGACTTATGGATGTCAGATTATGACGTGTATAACGCGTATGACTTCGGCAGTGTATAAGTCTTTTTGCAAtttgaattataataaatatttggagACTTCAAGTGATGGTAAGAATCGTCTAGAGAAGAAGTCCAGCttctaa